In Streptomyces sp. NBC_00569, a single genomic region encodes these proteins:
- a CDS encoding HIT family protein: MAPSHVTPNRRPARDCPFCHIAAGTGPARLVAAGADVIAFLPLRPVHPGHVLVVPRRHLEDIWELDEETATAATRTVLRVAHAVRTVFRPDGLNVIQSSGAAATQTVPHLHVHVVPRFADDRMGAIWPAPDDGSPAALDDAASRLSKALEQDDQGDELGQGEAAVEERDRQGTRGP; this comes from the coding sequence ATGGCCCCATCACACGTGACACCGAACCGAAGACCGGCGCGCGACTGCCCGTTCTGCCACATCGCCGCAGGTACGGGACCGGCCCGCCTGGTCGCCGCCGGCGCGGACGTCATCGCCTTCCTTCCGCTGCGCCCGGTCCATCCCGGCCATGTCCTCGTCGTGCCGCGTCGGCACCTGGAGGACATCTGGGAACTGGACGAGGAGACGGCAACGGCCGCGACCCGTACGGTACTTCGGGTCGCGCACGCCGTGCGTACGGTGTTCCGGCCCGACGGGCTCAACGTCATCCAGTCGTCGGGGGCCGCGGCGACCCAGACGGTGCCGCATCTCCATGTCCATGTGGTCCCGCGGTTCGCGGACGACCGGATGGGCGCCATCTGGCCGGCCCCGGACGACGGGTCACCCGCCGCCCTCGACGACGCGGCGAGCCGGCTGTCCAAGGCCCTAGAACAGGACGACCAGGGCGATGAGTTGGGCCAGGGCGAGGCCGCCGTAGAAGAGCGCGACCGTCAGGGAACCCGCGGCCCGTAG
- a CDS encoding proline racemase family protein, whose translation MRSKLVLHAVDSHTEGMPTRVITGGVGTVPGATMNERRLYFREHRDDIKQLLMNEPRGHAAMSGAILQPPTRPDCDYGVIYIEVSGYLPMCGHGTIGVATVLVETGMVEVVEPVTTIRLDTPAGLVVADVAVENGAAKSVTLRNVPSFSVGLDREITLADGRTVTYDLAYGGNFYAILPLDRFGLPFERERKDDILAAGLALMDAINAKDEPVHPEDPSIRGCHHVHLYAPGSTARHSRHAMAIHPGWFDRSPCGTGTSARMAQLHARGELPLHTEFVNESFIGTQFTGRLLDTTDVAGIPAVLPSFTGRAWVTGTAQYLLDPDDPFPAGFIL comes from the coding sequence ATGCGCAGCAAACTCGTCCTGCACGCGGTCGACTCGCACACCGAGGGCATGCCGACACGGGTGATCACCGGAGGCGTCGGGACCGTCCCCGGCGCCACGATGAACGAGCGCCGCCTGTACTTCCGTGAGCACCGCGACGACATCAAGCAGCTCCTGATGAACGAGCCGCGCGGGCACGCCGCGATGAGCGGAGCGATCCTCCAGCCGCCGACCAGGCCCGACTGCGACTACGGCGTCATCTACATCGAGGTCTCCGGCTACCTGCCGATGTGCGGGCACGGGACGATCGGCGTCGCCACCGTCCTCGTGGAGACGGGCATGGTCGAGGTCGTCGAACCCGTCACCACCATCCGCCTCGACACCCCCGCCGGACTCGTCGTCGCCGACGTCGCCGTGGAGAACGGCGCGGCGAAGTCCGTCACCCTGCGGAACGTGCCGTCGTTCTCCGTCGGCCTCGACCGCGAGATCACGCTCGCCGACGGACGCACGGTCACGTACGACCTGGCCTACGGCGGCAACTTCTACGCGATCCTGCCGCTCGACCGGTTCGGCCTGCCCTTCGAGCGCGAACGCAAGGACGACATCCTCGCGGCGGGTCTCGCGCTGATGGACGCGATCAACGCCAAGGACGAACCCGTACACCCCGAGGACCCGTCCATCCGCGGCTGCCATCACGTCCATCTGTACGCGCCCGGGTCGACCGCCCGCCACTCCCGGCACGCGATGGCGATCCACCCCGGCTGGTTCGACCGCTCGCCCTGCGGCACGGGAACGAGCGCGCGCATGGCCCAGCTGCACGCGCGCGGTGAACTGCCGTTGCACACGGAGTTCGTGAACGAGTCGTTCATCGGCACACAGTTCACCGGGCGGCTGCTCGACACCACCGACGTGGCAGGGATCCCGGCGGTGCTGCCCAGCTTCACCGGCCGCGCGTGGGTGACCGGGACGGCCCAGTACCTGCTCGATCCGGACGACCCGTTTCCGGCCGGATTCATCCTGTAG
- a CDS encoding toll/interleukin-1 receptor domain-containing protein, giving the protein MTGSRRSATDPPPISNLPVQATPFVGRDEEIAAIQDLFEDHRAVLLHDPADRQHGYGKSEAAITYCHRYRMRYRVAWWFNCSHESDPHRLRRLIERGTDELHTRYREVLRVTDIPARPDDKWLLLYDNVADPDRIQDLFPAGDARILVTSRSPGAVWDEAARLPVGDLDPSEVASLFRQLAEIRQPVAEDLARTFAGHPQQIIAVAGQIRHGTPPAACVTLADAVRLAPAPTRPAPPQPSGHVRMSAQDRETLIDTLLSSPVCRDLPSYRAWIEAIDRRAAVSSGLPSETETIRTRVVGLVSIALSRDAPDVLLALAGAFEDRAGRHEAQLVRALIGPAAANWNENKEPIRAVLPPRPADAPFFFTSYANREDDQDHVAEFHEQLEQELRIKRGRNVTSTGFLDRRSLQLGLTWREPMVEAIRSTRLLVALITADYFESEWCRREWAVMTERARRAGRSPGDEPVAILPLFWVKPRGPLPKDLAAIQHSSPALFGGGRAPDNLIDLLREDKKKAAAFVRRLADTMIDAADRDLPALDADAVRDIPLAFGEWDTGDTSLSGSATGSDLGTGGAQPHPDPEPQPTPEPEPDPAPPEQTRHTPALSLVPDPRVSPDRPEPAVRPIDPPAVPAPTPPAVSDKARLIEALTTGPLREPTRYTPWVEAVLRDVGQDHRPAVTQFVDPLRRRVHLLVNFAYDQTTPDLFRAMARALTLVDPGGADAPDETVTAVRELVDRIVAAWPHHT; this is encoded by the coding sequence TTGACCGGGTCGAGACGTTCCGCCACCGATCCGCCGCCGATTTCGAATCTGCCGGTCCAGGCGACCCCGTTCGTCGGCCGTGACGAAGAGATCGCCGCCATCCAGGACCTGTTCGAGGACCACCGAGCGGTCCTCCTCCACGACCCGGCCGACCGGCAGCACGGGTACGGCAAGTCGGAGGCGGCCATCACGTACTGCCACCGCTATCGCATGCGCTATCGCGTGGCCTGGTGGTTCAACTGCTCGCACGAGAGCGATCCCCACCGGCTGCGGCGGCTGATCGAGCGCGGGACGGACGAGCTGCACACCCGGTACCGCGAGGTCCTGCGCGTCACGGACATCCCCGCACGGCCCGACGACAAGTGGCTGCTCCTGTACGACAACGTGGCCGATCCCGACCGTATCCAGGACCTCTTCCCGGCCGGGGACGCCCGGATCCTGGTCACGTCCCGCTCGCCGGGCGCGGTGTGGGACGAGGCCGCCCGGCTGCCCGTCGGTGACCTCGACCCGTCCGAAGTGGCCAGTCTCTTTCGTCAGTTGGCGGAGATCCGGCAGCCCGTGGCCGAGGATCTCGCCCGCACGTTCGCGGGACATCCGCAGCAGATCATCGCGGTGGCCGGGCAGATCCGCCACGGTACCCCGCCCGCCGCGTGCGTCACGCTCGCCGACGCCGTACGGCTCGCTCCCGCGCCCACGCGGCCCGCGCCGCCGCAGCCGTCGGGCCATGTGCGGATGAGCGCCCAGGACCGGGAGACGCTCATCGACACCCTGCTGTCCTCGCCGGTCTGCCGGGACCTGCCCAGCTACCGTGCCTGGATCGAGGCCATCGACCGGCGGGCGGCCGTGTCGTCCGGCCTGCCGTCGGAGACGGAGACCATCCGCACGCGCGTCGTCGGCCTGGTGTCCATCGCCCTCAGCCGGGACGCTCCCGATGTCCTGCTGGCCCTCGCCGGAGCCTTCGAGGACAGGGCCGGCCGGCATGAGGCGCAGCTCGTCCGGGCGCTGATCGGCCCGGCGGCGGCGAACTGGAACGAGAACAAGGAGCCGATACGCGCCGTGCTGCCCCCACGCCCCGCCGATGCCCCGTTCTTCTTCACCAGCTACGCGAACCGGGAGGACGACCAGGACCATGTCGCCGAGTTCCACGAGCAGCTCGAACAGGAGCTGCGCATCAAGCGCGGCCGCAATGTGACGAGTACGGGCTTCCTGGACCGCCGCAGTCTCCAACTCGGCCTCACCTGGCGGGAACCGATGGTCGAGGCGATCCGCTCGACGCGGCTGCTCGTCGCGCTGATCACCGCCGACTACTTCGAGAGCGAGTGGTGCCGGCGGGAGTGGGCCGTGATGACGGAGCGCGCCCGCCGGGCGGGGCGTTCGCCGGGGGACGAGCCGGTCGCCATCCTGCCGCTGTTCTGGGTCAAGCCCCGCGGCCCGCTCCCCAAGGATCTGGCCGCCATCCAGCACAGCTCGCCGGCGCTGTTCGGCGGGGGCAGGGCCCCAGACAACCTGATCGACCTGCTGCGCGAGGACAAGAAGAAGGCCGCGGCCTTCGTCCGCAGGCTCGCCGACACCATGATCGACGCGGCGGACCGCGATCTTCCGGCGCTCGACGCGGACGCCGTACGGGACATTCCGCTCGCGTTCGGCGAGTGGGACACGGGGGACACGTCGCTGTCGGGCTCCGCGACAGGATCGGACCTCGGTACGGGCGGCGCCCAGCCGCACCCCGATCCCGAGCCGCAGCCGACGCCTGAGCCCGAACCGGATCCGGCGCCCCCCGAGCAGACGCGGCACACCCCCGCGCTCTCCCTGGTGCCGGACCCTCGCGTCTCTCCCGACCGGCCCGAGCCTGCGGTACGGCCCATCGATCCCCCGGCCGTGCCCGCCCCCACTCCCCCGGCGGTCTCCGACAAGGCCCGGCTGATCGAGGCCCTGACGACCGGCCCGCTGCGCGAGCCCACGCGGTACACGCCCTGGGTCGAGGCCGTGCTCCGGGACGTCGGCCAGGATCACCGTCCCGCGGTCACGCAGTTCGTCGACCCGCTCAGAAGACGGGTGCACCTGCTCGTGAACTTCGCCTACGACCAGACCACCCCGGACCTGTTCCGCGCCATGGCCCGGGCGCTCACGCTGGTCGACCCCGGCGGCGCGGACGCCCCCGACGAGACCGTGACCGCGGTGCGCGAACTGGTGGACCGTATCGTCGCGGCATGGCCCCATCACACGTGA
- a CDS encoding acyl-CoA dehydrogenase, which produces MASLLLSRRDLEFLLYEWLDVCALTSRERYADHSRETFDAALELSEQIATRHFAPHNKKNDTQEPTFDGERVHIIPEVKEALRVFGESGLIASTMDHEVGGGQLPSVVADACFAWFQAANVGTSAYPFLTIGNANLVLAHGSKEQIDTFVRPMVEGRFLGTMCLSEPQAGSSLADVRTRAERQEDGTYRLFGNKMWISGGEHELSENIVHLVLARTPDGPAGVKGLSLFIVPKVLVREDGSPGERNDVVLAGLNHKMGYRGTTNTLLNFGEGAHLPGGAPGAVGYLVGEENRGLSYMFHMMNEARIGVGLGATALGYTGYLHALDYARTRPQGRPLAGRDPAAPQVPILAHADVRRMLLAQKAYVEGALALTLYCGRLLDEQHTGATPEARTQARLLLDVLTPIAKSWPSQWCLEANSLAIQVHGGYGYTREYNVEQFYRDNRLNPIHEGTHGIHGLDLLGRKVVMDGGAGLRLLVERVTATTARAAEAGGESAEYGARLDTAVRRAVAVTQRLWSTGDPETALANASVYLEAVGHVVVAWMWLEQLLAAASGTEAVHEGKRGACRYFFRHELPKTDAQFSLLESLDRTAVDLAEDAF; this is translated from the coding sequence ATGGCATCCCTGCTGCTGTCCCGCCGCGATCTCGAGTTCCTGCTGTACGAGTGGCTCGACGTCTGCGCGCTCACGTCCCGCGAGCGGTACGCGGACCACTCCCGCGAGACCTTCGACGCGGCGCTCGAACTGAGCGAGCAGATCGCGACGCGGCACTTCGCCCCGCACAACAAGAAGAACGACACACAGGAGCCCACCTTCGACGGGGAGCGGGTCCACATCATCCCCGAGGTGAAGGAGGCGCTCCGGGTCTTCGGGGAGTCGGGGCTCATCGCGAGCACCATGGACCACGAGGTGGGCGGCGGGCAGCTGCCGTCGGTGGTCGCCGACGCGTGCTTCGCCTGGTTCCAGGCCGCGAACGTCGGCACGTCCGCGTACCCGTTCCTCACGATCGGCAACGCCAACCTCGTCCTCGCACACGGCTCGAAGGAACAGATCGACACCTTCGTACGCCCCATGGTGGAGGGCCGGTTCCTGGGCACGATGTGCCTCTCGGAGCCGCAGGCGGGATCGTCGCTCGCCGATGTGCGCACGCGGGCCGAGCGGCAGGAGGACGGGACGTACCGCCTCTTCGGGAACAAGATGTGGATCTCCGGCGGCGAGCACGAACTGTCGGAGAACATCGTGCACCTCGTCCTCGCCAGGACCCCCGACGGGCCGGCCGGCGTGAAGGGCCTGTCGCTGTTCATCGTCCCCAAGGTCCTGGTACGCGAGGACGGTTCGCCGGGCGAGCGCAACGACGTGGTCCTGGCGGGCCTCAACCACAAGATGGGCTACCGGGGCACGACGAACACCCTCCTCAACTTCGGTGAGGGCGCGCACCTGCCGGGCGGCGCGCCGGGCGCCGTCGGATATCTCGTCGGGGAGGAGAACCGCGGGCTCTCCTACATGTTCCACATGATGAACGAGGCCCGGATCGGCGTCGGCCTGGGCGCCACCGCCCTCGGTTACACCGGCTATCTGCACGCTCTCGACTACGCCCGCACGCGCCCGCAGGGCCGTCCCCTCGCGGGCAGGGACCCGGCCGCACCGCAGGTCCCGATCCTCGCTCACGCCGACGTCCGCAGGATGCTCCTGGCCCAGAAGGCCTACGTGGAGGGGGCGTTGGCGCTCACCCTGTACTGCGGCCGGCTCCTCGACGAGCAGCACACCGGCGCCACGCCCGAGGCGCGCACGCAGGCCCGGCTGCTGCTCGACGTGCTCACCCCGATCGCGAAGAGCTGGCCCTCGCAGTGGTGCCTGGAGGCCAACAGCCTCGCGATCCAGGTCCACGGGGGCTACGGCTACACACGCGAGTACAACGTCGAGCAGTTCTACCGTGACAACCGTCTCAACCCCATCCACGAGGGCACGCACGGCATCCACGGGCTCGACCTGCTCGGCCGCAAGGTCGTCATGGACGGCGGGGCCGGGCTCCGCCTCCTCGTGGAGCGCGTCACCGCGACGACCGCCCGCGCGGCCGAAGCGGGCGGAGAGAGTGCCGAGTACGGCGCCCGGCTCGACACCGCCGTACGCCGTGCCGTCGCCGTGACCCAGCGCCTGTGGTCGACCGGAGACCCGGAGACCGCCCTGGCCAACGCGAGCGTCTACCTCGAAGCCGTCGGGCACGTCGTCGTCGCCTGGATGTGGCTGGAGCAGCTGCTCGCGGCGGCGTCCGGCACGGAGGCCGTCCACGAGGGCAAGCGCGGCGCGTGCCGCTACTTCTTCCGGCACGAACTGCCCAAGACCGATGCGCAGTTCAGCCTTCTGGAGTCCCTGGACCGGACGGCTGTCGATCTCGCGGAGGACGCCTTCTGA
- a CDS encoding branched-chain amino acid ABC transporter substrate-binding protein, with product MSPLARPRWREWSWRTVKLVAAGVALAVVLSVAGFVIVDKVSDARARCADGVTHVDPDRECVGVTDGSYTFAGHLKRVEKKIEAENKRVYDHRGTDPYVTVAYLTSFTVTDDDSNSEDSVRHELEGAYLAQIRHNTGDLAASPKIRLLVANTGSGARHWEHTVDELIARRSAPDRLVAVAGLGPSTGPDVKALRKLSQNGIATVSSIMTATDIKGIQGFVRVAPTNADEARAGAAYLKRQKGKFRTAVVIQDADKDDLYASTLGYAFSAEYPDKKHRLVADRITYDSSVPSAWPNELHYTAEQLCGERPDVVYFAGRGRHLSHFLNALANRTCQSRNFTVLTGDDTTNLTPSELAAAARTGVTMLYTGLAHADMWRNDPGAVSGPSAGSFQPGGALDKWFPGDARYDGQDIMGHDAVLTAAQAIRMASNWQGEVTGRSVGRMFLQLDGDRKVPGASGFLSFKDNGDPRDKAVPILRLTPKGESELVDVSAPGGRPATRG from the coding sequence ATGAGTCCTCTGGCCCGGCCCCGGTGGCGCGAGTGGTCCTGGCGGACGGTGAAGCTGGTCGCGGCCGGTGTGGCGCTCGCCGTGGTGTTGTCCGTCGCCGGATTCGTGATCGTCGACAAGGTCTCGGACGCCCGCGCCCGCTGCGCCGACGGCGTGACGCATGTGGACCCGGACCGGGAGTGCGTCGGCGTCACGGACGGCTCGTACACGTTCGCCGGGCATCTCAAGCGGGTCGAGAAGAAGATCGAGGCGGAGAACAAACGGGTCTACGACCACCGCGGCACGGACCCGTACGTCACCGTCGCCTACCTCACCTCGTTCACGGTGACCGACGACGACAGCAACTCCGAGGACTCGGTCCGGCACGAGCTCGAAGGCGCCTATCTCGCGCAGATCCGGCACAACACGGGCGACCTCGCCGCCTCCCCGAAGATCCGGCTGCTCGTCGCCAACACCGGCAGCGGCGCGCGCCATTGGGAGCACACCGTCGACGAGCTGATCGCCCGCAGGAGCGCTCCGGACCGGCTCGTCGCCGTGGCGGGCCTCGGTCCGAGCACCGGCCCGGACGTGAAGGCGCTGCGCAAGCTGTCGCAGAACGGCATCGCGACGGTCTCCAGCATCATGACGGCCACCGACATAAAGGGAATACAGGGTTTCGTGCGGGTCGCGCCGACCAACGCGGACGAGGCACGGGCGGGCGCCGCGTACCTCAAGCGGCAGAAGGGCAAGTTCCGTACCGCCGTCGTCATCCAGGACGCCGACAAGGACGACCTCTACGCGTCCACCCTCGGCTACGCGTTCAGCGCGGAGTATCCGGACAAGAAGCACCGCCTGGTCGCGGACCGGATCACGTACGACTCGTCGGTGCCCTCGGCCTGGCCGAACGAACTGCATTACACCGCCGAGCAGTTGTGCGGCGAGCGGCCCGATGTGGTCTATTTCGCGGGGCGCGGACGCCATCTGTCGCACTTCCTCAACGCGCTCGCCAACCGCACCTGCCAGTCGCGGAACTTCACCGTGCTCACCGGCGACGACACGACGAATCTGACGCCCAGTGAGCTCGCGGCCGCCGCGCGCACCGGTGTGACCATGCTCTACACGGGTCTCGCGCACGCGGACATGTGGCGCAACGACCCGGGGGCGGTCTCGGGACCGTCGGCGGGCAGTTTCCAGCCGGGCGGCGCTCTCGACAAGTGGTTCCCCGGCGACGCCCGTTACGACGGCCAGGACATCATGGGGCACGACGCGGTGCTCACGGCGGCGCAGGCGATCCGGATGGCGTCCAACTGGCAGGGCGAGGTGACGGGCCGCTCGGTCGGCCGGATGTTCCTCCAGCTGGACGGGGACCGCAAGGTGCCCGGCGCGAGCGGCTTCCTGTCGTTCAAGGACAACGGGGACCCGCGCGACAAGGCGGTCCCGATCCTGAGGCTCACCCCGAAGGGCGAGTCGGAGCTGGTGGACGTGTCGGCGCCGGGGGGCCGGCCGGCCACGCGCGGGTAG
- a CDS encoding DUF6629 family protein, whose amino-acid sequence MCWSATADLVAGTAIAAAGAGCVARTVRARRPRDLPLAALPLLLGAHQIVESVVWRSGGGTGSATLAWAVIALPVLALWVPAGVVCAAPRRARGRLLIPLAAGAVTAAGLTSALATRTVTAEIRGHTVGYALGLPHAGLLVAGYLLATVGSLLLSADRGLVLLGVLVAAGAAVCAALWRWEFVSTWCAFAAVCSVALLWWTGRSAGQPVRRRPPRDRQPSGPGTPEG is encoded by the coding sequence ATGTGCTGGAGCGCGACGGCCGATCTCGTGGCGGGCACCGCGATCGCCGCCGCGGGAGCCGGCTGCGTCGCACGGACGGTCCGCGCGCGACGGCCCCGCGACCTGCCGCTGGCGGCGCTGCCGCTGCTGCTCGGCGCCCATCAGATCGTCGAGTCCGTCGTGTGGCGGTCCGGTGGCGGGACGGGTTCGGCCACCCTCGCCTGGGCCGTGATCGCCCTCCCGGTCCTGGCCCTGTGGGTGCCGGCCGGGGTGGTGTGCGCGGCGCCCCGGCGCGCCCGCGGGCGGCTGCTGATCCCGCTCGCGGCCGGGGCCGTGACCGCGGCGGGACTCACCTCCGCACTGGCGACCCGCACCGTGACCGCCGAGATCCGTGGGCACACCGTCGGGTACGCCCTCGGCCTGCCGCACGCCGGCCTTCTGGTCGCCGGGTACCTCCTGGCCACGGTCGGCTCGCTGCTCCTGTCCGCCGACCGCGGCCTCGTACTGCTCGGTGTGCTGGTCGCGGCCGGCGCGGCGGTGTGTGCCGCGCTGTGGCGGTGGGAGTTCGTGTCGACGTGGTGCGCGTTCGCGGCCGTCTGCTCCGTCGCCCTCCTGTGGTGGACGGGCCGGAGCGCCGGTCAGCCGGTCAGAAGGCGTCCTCCGCGAGATCGACAGCCGTCCGGTCCAGGGACTCCAGAAGGCTGA
- a CDS encoding TIR domain-containing protein, with translation MDPSAFFYTSCTRGDGWPALTRFHADLEYRLRAQEGYGISGALGAAMTPGTVPSSAIVKAGVMIALYSPRYFLDRGCGLEWAVIQSRMRRRANIEGVQGPGCLIPVCWKPVAERLIPQEVRRSESFPGPGAFDWLREQGLEALVSSSDPGADERYYVFVEQLTKSILEAGRAGLAPLGADEARDTLPAFGSAQGAAGPGGRHLRVPEQPDPRHESAAGEPRSVAISYVGADQAWADWMDGVLREEGHTVRQRRRRVGRETLSQAVERARDGVDRVVVVFSRSYFDAGNTAPTDWEAAFDPPASDPSWLVAVQIDAAPRPVLVRGVKVLTLEGSGPDQAERLREGVMDPTGTAPRDPAGGAR, from the coding sequence GTGGATCCATCCGCTTTCTTCTACACGAGCTGCACCCGTGGCGACGGCTGGCCCGCGCTCACCCGCTTCCACGCCGATCTGGAGTACCGGCTGCGGGCGCAGGAGGGTTACGGCATCAGTGGCGCGCTCGGGGCGGCGATGACCCCGGGCACGGTGCCGAGCAGTGCCATCGTCAAGGCCGGCGTGATGATCGCGCTCTACTCCCCCAGGTATTTCCTGGATCGCGGCTGCGGTCTGGAGTGGGCCGTCATCCAGTCCCGGATGCGCCGCCGCGCGAACATCGAGGGCGTTCAGGGTCCCGGCTGTCTCATACCGGTCTGCTGGAAGCCCGTGGCCGAGCGTCTGATCCCGCAGGAGGTGCGCCGCTCCGAGTCGTTCCCCGGGCCCGGCGCCTTCGACTGGCTCAGGGAGCAGGGCCTGGAGGCCCTGGTGTCGTCGTCGGATCCGGGCGCGGACGAGCGGTACTACGTATTCGTCGAGCAGCTGACCAAGAGCATCCTGGAGGCCGGACGCGCCGGGCTGGCACCGCTCGGGGCCGACGAAGCGCGCGACACGCTCCCCGCGTTCGGCTCCGCGCAGGGCGCGGCCGGCCCGGGCGGCCGCCACCTCAGGGTGCCCGAGCAGCCTGATCCCCGGCACGAGAGCGCCGCCGGTGAGCCACGCTCGGTCGCCATCAGCTACGTCGGCGCCGACCAGGCGTGGGCCGACTGGATGGACGGCGTGCTCCGCGAGGAGGGCCACACCGTGCGGCAGCGGCGCCGGCGGGTCGGGCGCGAGACTCTGTCGCAGGCCGTGGAGCGCGCACGGGACGGCGTCGACCGGGTCGTGGTCGTCTTCTCCCGCAGCTACTTCGACGCGGGGAACACGGCCCCCACCGACTGGGAGGCCGCCTTCGACCCGCCCGCCTCCGACCCGTCCTGGCTCGTCGCGGTACAGATCGACGCGGCGCCCCGGCCCGTGCTCGTGCGCGGTGTCAAGGTCCTGACGCTGGAGGGGTCGGGCCCCGACCAGGCCGAGCGGCTCCGCGAAGGAGTCATGGACCCGACGGGTACGGCGCCCCGCGACCCGGCGGGGGGAGCGCGTTGA
- a CDS encoding GntR family transcriptional regulator, producing the protein MADRRSAPSAAPALPSLGGTRSSYRERVADALRAALIAGELRAGEVYSAPTLAVRFGVSATPVREAMLDLAKEGLVDAVPNKGFRVTAVSEKQLDEYKHIRSLIEIPTTAELATTADLAALEALRPVAREIVDAAVAGDLIAYVEADIRFHLGLLTLSGNEHLVEVVGDLRKRSRLYGLNALVEAGRLEASAEEHLEILDALVARDEEAVRAVMTRHLGHVRGLWAR; encoded by the coding sequence ATGGCCGACCGGCGCAGCGCCCCGTCCGCCGCTCCCGCCCTGCCCAGTCTCGGCGGGACGCGCAGCAGCTACCGCGAGCGGGTCGCCGACGCGCTGCGCGCCGCGCTGATCGCCGGTGAGCTGCGGGCGGGCGAGGTGTACTCGGCGCCGACCCTCGCCGTCCGCTTCGGGGTCTCGGCGACCCCGGTGCGCGAGGCCATGCTCGACCTCGCGAAGGAGGGTCTCGTCGACGCGGTGCCGAACAAGGGGTTCCGGGTCACGGCCGTCTCCGAGAAGCAGCTCGACGAGTACAAGCACATCCGCTCGCTGATCGAGATCCCGACGACGGCGGAACTCGCGACCACCGCCGACCTCGCGGCACTGGAGGCGCTGCGGCCGGTCGCGCGGGAGATCGTCGACGCGGCGGTGGCCGGCGACCTCATCGCGTACGTCGAGGCGGACATCCGTTTCCACCTGGGGCTGCTCACCCTCTCCGGCAACGAGCATCTGGTCGAGGTGGTCGGCGACCTGCGCAAGCGTTCCCGGCTGTACGGGCTGAACGCGCTGGTCGAGGCGGGCCGGCTGGAGGCGTCGGCCGAGGAGCACCTGGAGATCCTCGACGCCCTGGTCGCCCGCGACGAGGAGGCGGTGCGCGCCGTGATGACCCGCCACCTCGGGCATGTGCGAGGGCTCTGGGCGCGGTAG
- a CDS encoding dihydrodipicolinate synthase family protein, with amino-acid sequence MTTSQRSPWHGVLVATPLPLNDDLSVNYAKFAEHCAWLVENGCDGVVPNGSLGEYQVLTPQERAKVVETAVDAIGGQRVMPGVAAYGSAEAARWAEQAKDAGCASVMLLPPNAYRADERSVLAHYEAVAAVGLPVVAYNNPIDTKVDLVPELLAKLHREGFVRGVKEFSGDVRRAYRIAELAPELDLLVGADDVLLELALAGAKGWIAGYPNMLPAASVELYRAAVSGDLATATSLYRQLHPLLRWDSRPEFVQAIKLSMDMIGRHGGPCRPPRMPLLPEQEKAVRAATEQAVAAGLV; translated from the coding sequence ATGACCACGTCACAGCGCAGCCCCTGGCACGGCGTCCTCGTAGCCACGCCGCTCCCGCTGAACGACGATCTCTCCGTCAACTACGCCAAGTTCGCCGAGCATTGCGCCTGGCTCGTCGAGAACGGCTGCGACGGCGTCGTGCCCAACGGCTCACTCGGCGAGTACCAGGTACTCACGCCGCAGGAGCGTGCCAAGGTCGTCGAGACGGCCGTCGACGCGATCGGCGGGCAGCGCGTGATGCCCGGCGTCGCCGCCTACGGCTCCGCCGAGGCCGCCCGCTGGGCCGAGCAGGCCAAGGACGCGGGCTGCGCCTCCGTGATGCTGCTCCCGCCCAACGCCTACCGCGCCGACGAGCGTTCCGTCCTCGCCCACTACGAGGCGGTCGCGGCGGTGGGCCTCCCCGTCGTCGCGTACAACAACCCCATAGACACCAAGGTCGACCTGGTGCCTGAACTGCTCGCCAAGCTGCACCGTGAGGGGTTCGTCCGCGGGGTCAAGGAGTTCTCGGGCGACGTGCGGCGGGCATACCGCATCGCCGAACTCGCCCCGGAACTCGACCTGTTGGTCGGCGCCGACGACGTCCTGCTCGAACTGGCGCTGGCCGGCGCCAAGGGCTGGATCGCCGGGTACCCGAACATGCTGCCCGCCGCGTCCGTGGAGCTGTACCGCGCCGCCGTGTCGGGCGACCTCGCCACCGCGACCTCCCTCTACCGGCAGCTCCACCCGCTCCTGCGCTGGGACTCGCGCCCCGAGTTCGTTCAGGCCATCAAACTGTCCATGGACATGATCGGCCGCCACGGAGGCCCCTGCCGCCCGCCGCGCATGCCTCTTCTGCCGGAACAGGAGAAGGCCGTGCGCGCCGCCACCGAGCAGGCGGTCGCCGCCGGCCTCGTCTGA